From one Pecten maximus chromosome 8, xPecMax1.1, whole genome shotgun sequence genomic stretch:
- the LOC117332622 gene encoding LOW QUALITY PROTEIN: solute carrier family 13 member 2-like (The sequence of the model RefSeq protein was modified relative to this genomic sequence to represent the inferred CDS: deleted 1 base in 1 codon), producing MGYTFSDFLHDILAIRKVLLVILTPIVLLPIPISIQTKESECAYVVIIMAVYWVSEALPIAVTALLPIILFPMVGMMSAKDVSAKYVNDTTMLFFGGLVIAAAIEHWNIHKRIALRILVIVGSEPHWLMLGYMLPTWFLSMWISNTATTAMMIPIANAVLVQLKDAKTMKETTDQSEINGIDNTALELESIAVTEKNEEAIDKPDQNSPKSEDVPDQEDKSESEHLRMSKALSLAIAYSANVGGIGSLTGTGPNLVMKGQSDIVFQKYGAESPVTFASWMQFGLPLSAICLVILWVWLQIYFLRCKSCFSCCHKQDEDTSRRVTEVLRREYTALGPITFAQGAVMGHFLLLVILWISRDLGGVGGWGDLFPEKTVTDSTPSVLISASLFLFPSEIPNIFRFGKTDESIYDSKASKMAVKPLMSWKVVEKSIPWGVILLIGGGFALANGSQVSGLSSWLGDKLTVFSSFEPWVMNLILCYIVAAATEVTSNTAICTLMMPIMAELAIKLGVNPLYYMFPTAIATSFAFMLPVATPPNAVVFSYGYVKVIDMVTAGFLMNIIAVLVLIGATESWGESIFHFHTEPDFFKNSTLTLLNTTVNSTTTCICPPISLPFNSTL from the exons TGTCGGAAGCATTGCCAATAGCTGTAACAGCATTGCTGCCTATCATTTTATTCCCTATGGTCGGGATGATGTCTGCAAAAGATGTTTCAGCAAAATATGTCAAT gacacaaccatgcTATTCTTTGGTGGGCTTGTGATAGCAGCTGCCATTGAACATTGGAACATCCACAAACGGATAGCACTAAGGATCCTTGTCATAGTCGGATCAGAGCCTCATTG gttGATGCTTGGGTAT ATGCTTCCTACGTGGTTTCTGTCCATGTGGATAAGTAACACGGCTACCACTGCCATGATGATTCCAATAGCAAACGCAGTCCTGGTCCAGCTCAAAGACGCCAAGACAATGAAAGAAACGACAGACCAATCAGAAATTAATG GTATCGATAACACGGCCCTAGAATTGGAAAGTATAGCTGTTACGGAAAAAAATGAAGAGGCTATTGATAAACCAGACCAGAATAG TCCAAAAAGTGAGGATGTTCCTGATCAGGAAGACAAGTCCGAATCTGAACATCTGAGAATGAGTAAAGCGTTGTCGTTGGCTATCGCCTACTCTGCCAATGTTGGGGGCATCGGTAGCCTGACAGGGACCGGACCTAATCTCGTCATGAAGGGACAGAGTGACAT TGTATTTCAGAAGTATGGTGCCGAGTCTCCTGTCACCTTTGCTTCCTGGATGCAATTCGGACTCCCACTGTCTGCCATTTGCCTTGTTATTCTATGGGTGTGGCTACAGATTTACTTTCTGCGTTGTAA ATCGTGTTTTAGTTGCTGTCACAAACAGGACGAAGACACATCTAGACGAGTTACAGAGGTGTTGAGAAGGGAGTATACTGCTTTAGGTCCCATTAC ATTTGCTCAAGGCGCTGTGATGGGTCATTTCTTATTACTTGTCATTTTGTGGATTTCACGTGATCTGGGTGGAGTCGGTGGATGGGGAGATTTGTTCCCGGAGAA AACCGTTACAGATTCGACTCCATCCGTTTTGATATCAGCAAGTCTCTTCTTGTTTCCGTCCGAGATACCAAACATTTTCAGGTTTGGAAAAACAGATGAATCCATTTATGATAGCAAAG CTTCTAAAATGGCCGTTAAACCCTTAATGTCATGGAAAGTGGTGGAGAAATCTATACCATGGGGTGTCATTCTACTGATTGGTGGCGGATTTGCACTTGCAAATGGAAGTCAG GTATCCGGGTTGTCATCCTGGCTTGGAGACAAACTGACCGTGTTTAGTAGCTTTGAACCTTGGGTAATGAATCTCATCCTATGTTACATCGTAGCGGCCGCTACAGAAGTGACCAGTAACACAGCCATCTGTACATTGATGATGCCCATTATGGCCGAACtg GCAATAAAATTGGGAGTGAATCCGTTATACTACATGTTCCCAACCGCCATCGCCACATCGTTCGCCTTCATGCTGCCAGTGGCCACACCCCCTAACGCCGTCGTTTTTTCCTACGGTTATGTCAAGGTCATCGATATG GTGACGGCTGGTTTCCTAATGAACATCATAGCGGTTTTAGTTCTTATTGGAGCGACGGAATCGTGGGGAGAAAGTATTTTTCATTTCCACACGGAGCCGGATTTTTTCAAGAATTCTACATTAACTCTTTTGAATACAACTGTGAATTCCACCACTACATGCATCTGTCCCCCTATATCCCTTCCTTTTAATAGTACACTCTGA